The Bos indicus x Bos taurus breed Angus x Brahman F1 hybrid chromosome 11, Bos_hybrid_MaternalHap_v2.0, whole genome shotgun sequence genome includes a region encoding these proteins:
- the TDRD15 gene encoding tudor domain-containing protein 15 produces MDPTSLLPTLLNVDLTISHIECLPKDILVKFQGRNNIECEFDYHILQREIQHIQKGNNNVDIDDFCLVEERVSGEWQRGRVVEKKNELYTVLLIDRGEELRVDSTQVASACGNLFELPPRVTFGILANILPAGEKWSPKALNYFKSLVGLQVKGCVQAVLPLQMILLEVPNIISQVLELQLGRLIDGDSFRLIVEMVKEFPKQMPDSLHHKRPESSLSNNDTLLDIQHVLDNLQPSLSVGSTESVKVSSALSPSKFYCQLIKWIPELENFTTCMTLHYDIISQGSGPTCDNFGLLCAARRRNGQWHRGILQQLLPNNQVRIWFMDYGSTETVPSVLVKKLKQDFILVPLFSFPCSLTCLHSPDRDTRKFQLSIFKQALLGQVVCAHLDGFNKDEHLYYVTLETQESTISSKCLLKTVGTQVLCPVSDSKIYNRLRETSASEVNSFAVESFIANTKQSIDSLSKKDTLKIDFPVKTVEMKIEAAYIAFVVYVLNPSHFWVRTNEHQNEFQDIMKNINKHYDLCENDELILRNPEPGLLCCARYSKDRHFYRAVITEINGHKINVYFLDYGNTDSIPFFDVKILLPEFCELPALAMCCSLAHIFPVEDLWVKAAVDYFKKIVLNKEVLLQVIAKKDDKYTVNIQSIEASESSDIVSLMLQAGYAEYWEVEPECCPKFVSEYSVLNLKSKNKVKKVISALEGPQSKRYYSNKLKESNLSLLKSPPVNFSDFKNPFTLSLGPESPWRYKEYVFKPGTILEVKCSYSCGPGDFLCQLQCQLEDLKLLMEQLQHYYSVHSDPYQVGHMACVAKSSKDGKWYRAAILTQISKKEFDVVLVDYGYQERVLIRDLCAIKPHFLSLEAQAFRCSLNHLVEPISCKVLSWSREACRDFENFISSSRGLLTCVICAIVLIYPNCLSNLVDLQSPFTSAKEFLIRHGSVQYCTVSKPFPSSVSLYSYCYSSFNIKVGSEEEIYISHIYSPQKFYCQLSRNNKDLEMIETKIREISYLSDCPKYNFSKMRLCIAKYVEDGLSYRALSMPTDSLSDILVYFVDFGNKQLVEESMLRAVSDEFPELLFTPMQAIKCFLSDLSHVDIPAEINNWFADKYFGKPLRAKILSREPDGQFGVDLYDGYQHINQKIKMLLHAYGKKHCDQAQCVKKDHKTNENKKEAVALKGEIENNYHRNVSKTSLITYSESKTHQLMNPRSMYARLLKPSVCCKVEPVSKNKVKSLQDELKDVKIVPGLAHILDEHDVGQQSVKVVSQSFIRELNQAASKNIYSHARPQIKDLPQPKIYLNASVKGYVSNISNPASFHIQLAENENVIIRLAAALNARRASIVRERISVKPMVGDLVVAEYSGDNAIYRAVIKKVLSRNSYEVEFIDYGNTAVVSTSKIYEIKKEFLTIPQLGVHSFLSGVKWNEPNEIWDRKTVDYFASRVSNKTVSCEFLKRHEQKWEVNVICDEKCVINELVKWTACLKLQKTVLQMPQVVSQKVGPVDNEMKKGGSNGYEGSVILQPSYQQLDSIPFEELKPGQLEKAEILHVSKSGTFYVKLSKNKKILSDLTVLITKEVRNPDFLSVENIEKGLECLAKSKNTFQWYRSKVDKYVDEKVLVFLVDRGKYEIVPLCNTKVLSNEIRNIPRQAVPCKWIWFENFRKMPFESIVGLFAHLEIKILFLKYLDSAWKVDILIDGLLLLEYLNLNTVHVEENKFRSSGIICSVESKTPVSPCTIRSFTWTQLQNGRQYFGIATAVSDPSDFCVQLEDFFDTMKSLFMLLSDLPEDLQTVPQEHIIPGSGCLFKYESEDQWNRVEISEVSDQNLLLTLIDYGFSVYIHYSDIKNLKVVPEALLNLPRLSYPCILHGILPAEGRHWNEEAKRFFQDFLSKPGLVFQFREYSFETKLKVDIIHEKNNLADVLVASGLAIYSKDSAHLDAVTTTGSIEVQYKSESKPICQLLDQNNSKIENINCTCTEQQVLKNQKTIKRKDIYKHLLRKSHITRRLQSGNSVLRRKKVDTGKHNPQSTITFDTCATASFWKLPNGLKNNTNCIETIFAKLSEGLQENNTVDLRTTGKALHVNEVMVSKHLKGLLFTKIIQVEKCPARFY; encoded by the exons ATGGATCCTACATCTTTGTTACCAACCCTTTTAAATGTGGATCTGACAATATCACATATAGAATGTCTTCCCAAGGACATTCTGGTGAAATTTCAAGGCAGAAATAATATTGAATGTGAGTTTGACTACCACATATTGCAGAGGGAaatacagcatattcaaaaaggaaacaataatGTAGACATTGATGACTTTTGTTTGGTAGAGGAAAGAGTATCAGGAGAATGGCAGAGAGGAAGAGTTGTGGAAAAGAAGAATGAACTCTATACTGTGCTCCTCATAGACCGCGGAGAGGAACTGAGAGTTGACAGTACACAAGTTGCTTCAGCCTGTGGCAACTTATTTGAGCTACCACCACGGGTAACATTTGGCATTTTGGCCAACATACTACCAGCTGGGGAAAAATGGTCTCCCAAGGCTTTGAATTATTTCAAGTCATTAGTAGGACTACAAGTGAAAGGTTGTGTACAAGCTGTTTTGCCTCTTCAGATGATTCTTCTTGAAGTGCCAAACATAATATCCCAGGTACTTGAATTACAATTAGGGAGACTCATTGATGGAGATTCATTTCGTCTTATTGTGGAAATGGTAAAAGAATTCCCCAAACAAATGCCAGATTCATTACACCATAAAAGACCTGAATCATCATTAAGTAATAACGATACTTTACTTGATATTCAGCATGTTCTGGATAATTTGCAACCATCTTTGTCAGTGGGCAGTACTGAAAGTGTAAAAGTATCATCTGCGTTGAGCCCGAGTAAATTTTATTGCCAATTAATTAAATGGATTCCAGAGTTAGAAAACTTTACAACATGTATGACGTTGCATTATGACATCATCAGCCAAGGAAGTGGTCCCACCTGTGATAATTTTGGACTACTTTGTGCTGCCAGAAGGAGAAATGGACAGTGGCATAGAGGAATTCTTCAGCAGCTTTTGCCCAATAATCAAGTGAGAATTTGGTTTATGGATTATGGCAGTACTGAGACTGTACCTTCAGTTCTCGTAAAGAAACTTAAACAAGATTTTATCTTAGTACCATTATTTTCATTTCCGTGTTCTCTAACATGTTTACACAGTCCAGACAGAGATACAAGAAAATTTCAACTGAGTATATTTAAACAAGCCTTGTTAGGACAGGTAGTATGTGCGCACCTTGATGGGTTCAATAAGGACGAGCATTTGTATTATGTAACCTTAGAAACTCAAGAGTCTACAATTAGTTCTAAGTGTCTGCTGAAGACTGTAGGCACGCAAGTACTTTGTCCAGTGTCTGATTCAAAAATTTATAATAGGCTGAGGGAGACTAGTGCTTCTGAGGTAAACAGCTTTGCAGTTGAGAGTTTTATTGCAAACACCAAGCAGTCAATAGACTCTCTAAGtaaaaaagatactttaaaaatagattttcctGTTAAAACTGTAGAAATGAAGATAGAAGCTGCCTACATAGCTTTTGTAGTGTATGTATTAAACCCATCACATTTCTGGGTACGTACTAATGAACATCAGAATGAATTTCaagatataatgaaaaatataaacaaacattaTGATTTGTGTGAAAATGATGAACTGATTCTAAGAAATCCAGAACCTGGATTACTTTGTTGTGCTAGATATAGCAAGGATAGACATTTTTATAGAGCTGTCATCACTGAAATTAACGGTcataaaattaatgtttattttttagattatggAAATACTGATTCCATACCATTTTTTGATGTAAAAATTTTGCTTCCAGAGTTCTGTGAGTTGCCTGCTTTAGCCATGTGCTGTTCACTTGCACATATATTTCCTGTTGAAGATTTATGGGTGAAGGCTGctgttgattattttaaaaaaattgtcctGAACAAAGAAGTTTTGCTTCAGGTTATAGCAAAAAAAGATGACAAATATACTGTAAATATTCAGAGTATTGAAGCCTCAGAAAGTAGTGATATTGTCTCTCTTATGTTACAAGCTGGATATGCAGAATATTGGGAAGTAGAACCAGAATGTTGTCCAAAATTTGTAAGTGAGTATTcagtattaaatttaaaatctaaaaacaaagttAAGAAAGTCATATCTGCCCTTGAAGGACCTCAGTCTAAAAGGTACTATTCAAATAAGCTAAAAGAAAGTAACTTGTCTTTGTTAAAGTCCCCACCtgttaatttctctgattttaaaaacccTTTCACCTTGTCTTTGGGACCTGAGTCACCATGGCGTTATAAAGAATATGTGTTTAAACCAGGAACAATCCTTGAAGTTAAGTGTTCTTATTCTTGTGGCCCAGGTGACTTCTTATGCCAGCTGCAATGTCAGTTAGAAGACTTAAAATTACTAATGGAACAACTTCAGCATTATTATAGTGTTCATTCTGATCCTTATCAGGTTGGGCACATGGCTTGTGTTGCTAAATCCTCTAAAGATGGGAAATGGTATAGAGCTGCTATTTTGACTCAAATATCAAAAAAAGAATTTGATGTAGTACTGGTTGATTATGGTTACCAGGAAAGAGTTTTAATTAGAGATCTTTGTGCTATTaagccacattttctttctttagaagcCCAGGCCTTCAGATGTAGTCTTAACCATTTAGTTGAACCCATTAGTTGTAAAGTGCTCAGTTGGTCGAGAGAAGCATGCAGAGACtttgagaattttatttcttcatctagaGGGTTATTGACTTGTGTCATCTGTGCCATAGTTCTTATATATCCAAACTGTTTAAGTAATTTAGTGGATTTACAGTCTCCATTTACTAGTGCAAAAGAATTTCTTATTCGTCATGGCTctgtacaatattgtacagtatcAAAGCCATTTCCATCTTCAGTTAGTCTTTACAGTTACTGTTATTCTTCCTTCAATATAAAAGTTGGAAGTgaggaagaaatatatatatctcacatataTAGTCCTCAAAAGTTTTATTGCCAACTTAGTAGAAATAATAAAGACCTAGAGATGATAGAAACAAAAATCAGGGAAATTAGTTACCTCAGTGATTGCCCCAAATATAATTTTAGTAAAATGAGATTATGTATAGCTAAGTATGTAGAGGATGGTCTCTCTTACAGAGCTTTATCAATGCCAACAGATTCATTATCTGACATCCTGGTGTATTTTGTGGACTTTGGAAATAAGCAGTTAGTAGAAGAAAGTATGTTGAGGGCTGTTTCAGATGAATTTCCAGAGTTGCTGTTTACACCTATGCAAGCTATTAAATGTTTTTTGTCAGATCTTAGCCATGTAGATATTCCAGCAGAAATCAATAACTGGTTTGCagataaatattttggaaaaccaTTAAGGGCAAAAATACTGTCCAGGGAGCCAGATGGCCAGTTTGGTGTGGACTTATATGATGGATATCAACatataaatcagaaaattaaaatgttgctTCATGCTTATGGAAAAAAACATTGTGACCAAGCACAGTGTGTGAAAAAGGATCATAAaacaaatgagaataaaaaggaGGCTGTTGCCTTGAAAGGCGAAATAGAAAACAACTATCACCGTAACGTAAGTAAAACTAGTCTGATAACATATTCTGAAAGCAAAACACATCAGCTAATGAATCCCAGAAGTATGTATGCTAGGCTTTTGAAACCATCAGTTTGCTGTAAAGTGGAACCTGTGTCAAAAAACAAGGTGAAGTCTTTGCAAGATGAACTTAAAGATGTAAAAATTGTCCCTGGACTTGCACATATTCTTGATGAACATGATGTGGGCCAACAATCAGTAAAGGTTGTATCACAGTCTTTTATCAGAGAATTAAATCAAGCAGCCTCAAAAAACATATATAGTCATGCCAGACCACAAATTAAAGACCTTCCTCAACCCAAGATTTACTTGAATGCCAGCGTTAAAGGATATGTTTCTAATATAAGTAATCCAGCGAGTTTCCATATTCAGCttgctgaaaatgaaaatgtaatcatCAGACTAGCGGCTGCTCTAAATGCAAGAAGAGCCAGTATAGTGAGAGAGAGAATATCAGTTAAACCCATGGTGGGAGATCTTGTAGTTGCAGAATACTCTGGTGACAATGCCATTTACAGAGCAGTTATTAAGAAAGTTTTGTCAAGAAATTCTTATGAAGTGGAATTTATTGACTATGGTAACACTGCAGTAGTAAGCACATCTAAAATTTATGAAATTAAGAAGGAATTCTTAACCATTCCTCAGCTAGGAGTTCATTCTTTCCTTAGTGGAGTCAAGTGGAATGAACCTAATGAAATATGGGACAGAAAAACTGTGGATTATTTTGCTTCAAGAGTAAGTAACAAAACAGTTTCCTGTGAGTTTTTGAAAAGGCATGAACAGAAATGGGAAGTAAATGTAATTTGTGATGAAAAATGTGTCATTAATGAACTAGTGAAATGGACAGCATGCTTgaaactacagaaaacagtattacAAATGCCTCAGGTTGTCTCTCAAAAGGTGGGCCCTGTTGATAATGAAATGAAGAAAGGAGGATCAAATGGATATGAAGGTTCTGTGATCCTTCAGCCATCCTACCAACAACTGGATAGTATTCCTTTTGAAGAGTTAAAACCTGGACAACTTGAAAAGGCTGAAATACTTCATGTTTCAAAAAGTGGAACGTTTTATGTGAagttatctaaaaataaaaagattttatcaGATTTAACAGTATTAATTACTAAAGAAGTAAGAAACCCTGATTTTTTATCGGTGGAAAATATTGAGAAAGGCTTGGAATGCTTGGCAAAATCTAAGAACACTTTTCAGTGGTATCGATCAAAAGTAGATAAGTATGTTGATGAGAAAGTGCTTGTTTTTTTAGTAGATCGTGGTAAGTATGAAATAGTGCCTTTATGTAATACTAAGGTGCTTAGTAATGAAATCAGAAATATTCCAAGACAAGCTGTGCCTTGTAAATGGATTTGGTTTGAAAATTTTAGGAAGATGCCATTTGAGTCCATTGTGGGTTTGTTTGCTCATTTGGAAATAAAGATCCTTTTCCTGAAATATTTAGACTCTGCTTGGAAAGTAGACATTTTGATAGATGGTCTGTTACTTTtggaatatttaaatttaaatacagttcatgttgaagaaaacaaatttagatCTTCAGGAATTATTTGTAGTGTTGAATCTAAGACTCCTGTATCACCGTGTACCATAAGATCATTTACTTGGACACAGCTTCAAAATGGTAGGCAATATTTTGGTATTGCCACTGCTGTTTCAGATCCATCAGACTTCTGTGTTCAGTTGGAAGATTTCTTTGACACAATGAAATCTCTCTTTATGTTGCTTTCTGATCTACCAGAAGACTTACAAACAGTGCCTCAAGAGCATATAATTCCCGGTTCTGGTTGTTTGTTCAAATATGAATCGGAAGATCAGTGGAATAGAGTAGAAATTTCCGAAGTCTCTGATCAGAATTTACTTCTTACATTGATTGACTATGGATTTTCTGTTTACATACATTATTCAGATATAAAAAATCTTAAAGTTGTTCCTGAAGCACTTCTGAATTTGCCGAGGCTAAGTTACCCTTGCATCTTACATGGTATCTTACCTGCTGAAGGGAGACATTGGAATGAAGAAGCCAAAAGATTTTTTCAAGATTTCCTGAGTAAACCAGGCTTAGTGTTTCAGTTTAGGGAATACAGTTTTGAAACAAAACTGAAGGTAGACATCATTCATGAGAAAAACAATTTGGCAGACGTGTTAGTTGCCTCTGGTCTTGCAATTTATTCTAAAGATTCAGCTCATCTTGACGCAGTTACTACTACTGGATCTATTGAAGTCCAATATAAGTCAGAGAGTAAGCCTATTTGCCAATTGTTAGatcaaaataattccaaaatagaaaatataaattgtaCATGCACTGAGCAGCAAGTgctaaaaaatcagaaaactataAAGAGGAAAGACATCTATAAACACCTCTTAAGGAAAAGCCATATTACTAGAAGATTACAGTCTGGAAACTCAGTACTGAGGAGGAAGAAGGTTGATACTGGAAAACATAATCCCCAAAGTACCATTACATTTGATACATGTGCAACAGCTTCATTTTGGAAACTACCTAATGGTTTGAAGAATAACACCAATTGCATTGAAACCATTTTTGCAAAGCTAAGTGAAGGATTGCAGGAAAATAATACAGTGGACTTAAGAACAACAGGAAAAGCACTGCATGTTAATGAAGTAATGGTATCAAAACATTTGAAAG GTTTGTTATTTACTAAAATTATTCAAGTTGAAAAATGCCCTGCAAGATTTTACTAA